A stretch of the Streptomyces venezuelae genome encodes the following:
- a CDS encoding non-ribosomal peptide synthetase, which produces MTAPSASASGTASASASGTVVTRRADTVPALLADTARRTPNAPALITPERTLSHHELDRLTGGLADVLRGHGIGRGHRVLVLADRTWQGVVSLLAVLRAGAAHVPVDPADPAERLRAVVAATAPAAVLGRAELLAALPGLGIPLIPAAFPAAPPSPSPSSPSPEDLAYVMLTSGSTGTPKAVLVPHRAVTAAAGSLVRLFGITPADRVLHWTSLIWDTSGEEIYPALLGGAALVVDGRVEARSVPALLAAVREHRITVVDLPTAMWNELADHLASGTEELPPDLRLVVIGGEAAQARTVRLWSERVPDRVRLLNTYGQTETVMVTHAAELGGPAGRALRDEDPVPIGRPLPHVRQVLAGAGSGAGSDPGEPAGPGEPEELWIGGPGLAWGYAGRPALTAEAFRPAPGGAAAGRFYRTGDLVRVLPDGSLAHAGRADRRLKLRGVRVEPAEVERVITACPGVASAAVFPVGEGTEHLRLVAVFVPSDTAPATEGEVAEHCAQRLPRALLPHRIAALSTLPLLRTGKVDRGALQARFTAGPAAPAAASAGAPTAGQPLPARLAELFGRCLGAPCAPADSLFDRGGDSLTVTRLISLVHRELAAELTFQDVFDHPSPQELAQLIEGSGRLGEPQ; this is translated from the coding sequence CACCGTGGTCACCCGCCGCGCGGACACCGTGCCCGCACTCCTCGCGGACACGGCCCGCCGCACCCCCAACGCCCCCGCGCTCATCACCCCCGAGCGCACCCTCAGCCACCACGAGCTCGACCGGCTCACCGGGGGGCTGGCGGACGTCCTGCGCGGCCACGGCATCGGCAGGGGGCACCGGGTCCTGGTGCTCGCCGACCGCACCTGGCAGGGCGTGGTGAGCCTGCTCGCGGTGCTGCGCGCGGGCGCCGCCCATGTGCCCGTCGACCCGGCGGACCCCGCCGAGCGGCTGCGCGCCGTCGTCGCGGCCACCGCCCCGGCCGCCGTCCTGGGCCGGGCCGAGCTCCTCGCCGCCCTGCCCGGCCTCGGCATCCCGCTGATCCCCGCCGCGTTCCCCGCAGCACCCCCGTCGCCGTCCCCGTCGTCGCCCTCGCCCGAGGACCTCGCGTACGTCATGCTCACCTCCGGCTCGACCGGCACCCCCAAGGCCGTACTGGTGCCGCACCGGGCCGTCACCGCCGCCGCCGGGTCCCTCGTCCGGCTCTTCGGCATCACCCCGGCCGACCGGGTCCTGCACTGGACCTCGCTGATCTGGGACACCAGCGGCGAGGAGATCTATCCCGCCCTGCTCGGCGGCGCGGCCCTGGTCGTCGACGGCCGGGTGGAGGCACGCTCCGTACCCGCCCTGCTCGCGGCGGTGCGCGAGCACCGCATCACGGTGGTCGACCTGCCGACGGCCATGTGGAACGAACTGGCGGATCATCTGGCCTCCGGAACCGAGGAGTTGCCGCCGGACCTGCGGCTGGTCGTCATCGGCGGCGAGGCGGCCCAGGCGCGCACGGTACGGCTCTGGTCCGAGCGCGTTCCGGACCGGGTCCGGCTGCTCAATACGTACGGCCAGACCGAGACCGTGATGGTCACCCACGCGGCGGAGCTCGGCGGACCGGCCGGGCGGGCGCTGCGGGACGAGGATCCGGTGCCCATCGGCCGGCCGCTGCCCCACGTCCGCCAGGTCCTGGCCGGCGCGGGATCCGGCGCGGGATCCGATCCGGGCGAACCGGCCGGACCGGGGGAACCGGAGGAGCTGTGGATCGGCGGTCCCGGGCTCGCCTGGGGCTACGCCGGCCGGCCCGCCCTCACCGCGGAGGCCTTCCGGCCGGCCCCCGGCGGGGCGGCTGCCGGGCGCTTCTACCGCACCGGCGATCTGGTACGGGTCCTGCCGGACGGCTCGCTCGCCCATGCGGGCCGCGCCGACCGCCGGCTCAAACTGCGCGGGGTGCGGGTCGAGCCCGCCGAGGTGGAGCGGGTGATCACGGCCTGCCCGGGCGTCGCGTCCGCTGCCGTCTTCCCGGTGGGGGAGGGCACTGAACACCTGCGGCTGGTCGCCGTGTTCGTGCCCTCGGACACGGCTCCCGCCACCGAGGGCGAGGTGGCGGAGCACTGCGCACAGCGCCTGCCGAGAGCACTGCTTCCGCACCGGATCGCCGCTCTGTCCACGCTGCCCCTGCTGCGTACCGGAAAGGTCGACCGGGGAGCCCTGCAGGCCCGCTTCACCGCCGGACCGGCCGCCCCGGCGGCGGCGTCCGCCGGGGCGCCCACCGCCGGGCAGCCCCTCCCCGCCCGCCTCGCCGAGCTCTTCGGCCGGTGCCTGGGTGCCCCGTGCGCCCCCGCCGATTCCCTCTTCGACCGGGGCGGTGACTCGCTGACCGTGACCCGGCTGATCTCCCTCGTCCATCGGGAACTGGCCGCCGAGCTGACCTTCCAGGACGTATTCGACCACCCGAGCCCC